From Flavobacterium sp. 102, a single genomic window includes:
- a CDS encoding YihY/virulence factor BrkB family protein, translated as MKKGMTTRFKNFFTILKITAQKWWDRDPFKESAVIAYYAIFALPGLLVVIITLAGYFFGQEAVNGQITGQFTAVMGADTALQIQDIIAKATQSRNSVWATIIGITTILVGATGVFVEFQKSLNNIWNVQADVSKSGILSFLKTRLFSFGVIIAMAFILILSLVISAALAALSNLITYYFSTLFLVVLQFFNFIVSLGILALLFAVMFKFFPDAKIKWRHVWVGALVTALLFETGKFGLGLYFGQAHPGSGYGAAGSIILILLWASYSSMIVFFGAEFTHIYAEKTDGKVAPDEHAVKVAEVKTKVVKE; from the coding sequence TTGAAAAAAGGAATGACTACTCGTTTCAAAAATTTCTTTACCATATTAAAAATCACTGCCCAAAAATGGTGGGACAGAGATCCCTTTAAAGAAAGCGCCGTTATAGCCTATTATGCCATCTTTGCCTTGCCCGGATTACTGGTCGTAATCATTACGCTGGCAGGCTATTTTTTTGGTCAAGAAGCGGTTAACGGACAAATAACCGGACAGTTCACTGCCGTTATGGGTGCCGATACTGCACTGCAAATTCAAGATATTATTGCCAAAGCCACCCAATCCAGAAACTCCGTTTGGGCGACTATCATTGGGATAACTACTATTTTAGTAGGTGCCACCGGTGTTTTTGTAGAGTTCCAAAAATCTTTAAACAACATTTGGAACGTTCAAGCCGATGTTTCCAAGTCGGGAATACTCAGTTTTCTTAAAACAAGACTGTTCTCTTTCGGGGTAATTATCGCCATGGCTTTTATCCTTATCCTATCATTAGTTATCTCGGCGGCACTGGCGGCACTGAGTAATTTGATTACCTATTACTTCTCTACCCTATTCTTGGTCGTACTTCAATTCTTTAATTTTATCGTCTCCTTGGGCATATTGGCATTACTATTTGCAGTAATGTTCAAATTCTTTCCCGACGCCAAAATAAAATGGAGACATGTTTGGGTAGGTGCTTTAGTAACCGCCTTGTTATTTGAAACAGGCAAATTTGGTCTAGGCTTATACTTCGGTCAAGCCCATCCGGGTTCGGGTTATGGTGCTGCGGGTTCTATCATCTTAATCCTGCTTTGGGCATCGTACTCGTCTATGATAGTCTTCTTTGGTGCCGAATTCACCCACATCTACGCTGAAAAAACAGACGGCAAAGTCGCACCCGATGAGCATGCCGTTAAGGTGGCGGAAGTGAAAACGAAAGTGGTAAAGGAATAG
- a CDS encoding YtxH domain-containing protein: MSTGKVVLGTLAGLAVGAVLGILFAPEKGSVTRQQIADKGNDYADDLKSKYKEFADSVSEKFQSAKHDAQEIAENGKAKFEDIKKEAANTMSNYKS, encoded by the coding sequence ATGAGTACAGGAAAAGTAGTATTAGGAACATTAGCCGGTTTAGCTGTTGGTGCAGTTTTAGGAATTCTTTTTGCACCCGAAAAAGGTTCAGTAACGCGTCAGCAAATTGCAGACAAAGGAAATGATTATGCTGATGATTTAAAATCAAAGTATAAAGAGTTTGCTGATTCAGTATCGGAAAAGTTTCAAAGTGCCAAACATGACGCACAAGAAATAGCCGAAAATGGAAAAGCTAAATTTGAAGACATAAAAAAAGAGGCCGCCAATACGATGTCTAATTATAAATCATAA
- a CDS encoding ferritin-like domain-containing protein — translation MKDTLKTTKQKQAHPPMKSSQLMKLFVDELKDIYWAEKALTKAIPTMIQNASSLELIEALTNHLEETHNHVERVRQIFEILGKKPETKPCKAMQGLIEEAGEIMKSCEEGPMRDAGIISAAQKVEHYEMATYGTLRQFGETLNLTRVVVLLAATLQEEKAADEKLSTVAIGAVNVEAASEAI, via the coding sequence ATGAAAGACACTTTGAAAACTACAAAACAAAAACAAGCTCATCCGCCAATGAAATCATCACAATTAATGAAGTTGTTTGTCGATGAGTTAAAGGATATCTATTGGGCAGAAAAAGCACTAACCAAAGCCATTCCAACGATGATTCAAAATGCCTCCTCCTTAGAATTAATTGAGGCGTTAACCAATCACCTTGAAGAAACTCACAATCATGTAGAGCGCGTGAGACAAATCTTTGAAATCCTCGGCAAAAAACCGGAAACTAAACCCTGTAAAGCCATGCAAGGCTTGATAGAGGAAGCAGGCGAGATTATGAAGTCATGCGAAGAAGGTCCTATGCGAGATGCAGGAATCATTTCGGCTGCACAAAAAGTAGAGCATTACGAAATGGCCACTTATGGCACCTTGCGTCAGTTTGGGGAAACCCTAAATTTGACCAGAGTGGTGGTGCTGTTAGCCGCAACACTTCAGGAAGAAAAAGCAGCTGACGAAAAATTGTCAACTGTAGCCATTGGTGCTGTTAATGTGGAAGCTGCTTCTGAAGCGATATAA